Within the Anguilla rostrata isolate EN2019 chromosome 6, ASM1855537v3, whole genome shotgun sequence genome, the region GCGCCTGacgctgctgcagcagctgctgctgctgctggaggagtTTGTCGGGGGAGGACAGGAGCAGTTCCTGgggcccctccctcttccccggGCAGGACGTGCAGAAGATGGACCCGCCCGCGAACAGGAACCCGGCGGACACGAAGGCCACGTAGACGGCGCCGCCCGGCTCGAACTTGCTGCTCTCGGGCACACTGGAGTCCAGGAAGCTGGCGATGACCTCGTTGGTGAACCAGGACGCGGGCACCAGGCAGAGGAGCCCGGAGAGGAGGAAGCAGGCCCCGCTGGCCACCGCCGTGCGCCCCTTGGCCTgccgcccgcccccccagcgGGTGCACTTGAGGCCCAGGGAGGCCAGGCAGAGCCCCAGGGCGGCCAGCACGCAGGACAGGACCATGGTGGTGCGGGCCGTCTGCAGGTAGGCCGGCAGGGAGAGGACGGAGTACTTGAGGGTGCAGCTGAACATGCCGGTGCTGTACCAGGTGCAGTCCATCCACAGGCCCTGCATCTGCGAGATGGCGGTGATGATGTTGGAGCCCACGTCGGCGCTCACCTTCCAGTTGGGCAGCAGGGTGGCCACCGTCGCCCCGAAGACGCCCAGCAGGGCCAGGACGAAGGCGAGGACCTGCATGCCGGCGGACGCCATCCCGCCCGCCGcccctcgccgccgccgccccccctcctcctcctcctcctcctccgacccGACCTTCGCTTCACCTCCTGCCGGCTGGCCTCGGCTCCGTCTCACCCGGTTGATCTGGCGAGGGACGTGATGGCCGATTACTCCTCAGCGgcgggctgtggggggggggggggggcaaagagaAATGACCGAGCGAGCGTGACGGTCAGACAGACCAGAAGCGAGGACCGCTCCCTGGCAAacgtctctttttttctcttgttttttttttaatggaacgTGTTCAGTTCACCTTTGTTTTTGACCGCACGTTCCGGTTCGGCTGACCGACTACTGAAGAGGAGGAATGACTTTTTGGGTTTTGTGAGGCTTGGTGTACGTGTTTAAAGCCGCAGAGCTCTACagtggaagggggcgggggtgggggtggaggcgggTGTGGGGGAGGCTCGGCGGTCTGTTCCGTCACAGTTCGCTTCACGTTAACATCTGCAGGTAACTGCTTCTGCGGAAACACTCCATCACCCACCGTTCAGACGCGTGCAAGCTTTTCTCCATCTCGTTCCAGCCAGCCAACCACAGCCTTTTACAGAGAGTGATGCGATATTCACCCCGCCAATGCGGCTGCTTTCCCTCACGCACAGACAGGGAACAGGCCGATAGACAGAACGATGACAGAAGCATAAAACGTTCGGTAAAGCCTTACCTTCTGGCCGGTGCGAGGAGGGCTCTGCGGCGCGTCGGGCTGCTTGCCGTGGtttctaaacacacacacacacacgcacaaagagaagcagagagTGGCAGGATTCAGAACGCAGCGCGCACCGATCCACCCGTGTCATCCATTTCCTTAGCAACAGCGCGTTAGTCTGGGAGCCACAGCGGCTTGCCGTGGCTCGCACACGCCGGCTCGGGAACGGAGAGAGGGACTCATCTCCTCAGCGCTGAAGCAGAGAGGCACCGCACGCCCCCTTTCCCGCCACAAACTTACAATCTCGCTCAAATATGAAATTTGCTCTGCCTATTTGAGAAAATCTTTCCCTTAGAAATGGATGCATATTACCTAATTAactcagctccccccccccccccagataatTTGCTGAGGGTAAACAGAGAGTCGGCCGCCTGCCGTTTTCGGGAGCCGCATCgcagaactccccccccccccggttctgCGAATCGCGGCTGGGTTAAAAGGCGGCGTTCGGTGACGACGCGGACTATTACGGGAAACGAGGCCGATAGGGCCGGGAGGCTATCGCCGGGCGGCGAATCATGACGTGGGTGACGAAGAGCGTAGCGACGTGCTAAGCTTCTGAACCCTCGCTCAGAGCGGTTCGCGTCGTTGCGCGCACTCCGAAAGCTAGTCCCGAGGTAGCCGCCGCGTAGTTCTTGGACAGCAGTGAGGCTCTTTGAGCGGGAGGGTGGCTGGGACTTTATTGACAAGATAAGCGCGCGACTGCCAGCTCCTTCAGACCATCCAGTCTCCCTCGAACCCCGCTCCGTCCTCCGCACCCCctccgcagagagagagagagagagagagagagaggggcggggctaggagTCATGGCCCTGAGTCACGAATGACAATGGGAAGCGAAATGGGGAAAGGGAAAAGCAGACGTGAGGAAAATGTCCCATCAGACCCAGAGCAAGCCCCATCCATTGCCTGGCAACTGCACGCCCGTTACCGGCTCAGCGATGGAAGCAGCtaatccaccccccccaactGGATTTTGTATGCCCTATAAATGTACCTGCCCGTAGATATAAATACCACCCTCATCATTAAGAAGGATCGAGCCCCTCATTAGGGACAGACCACGGTTCTAATTAAATCCGTGCCCTTCAGGCAAATAGCTTCCGCTATCTTGTTTGACCACAAAAATGCCCCACAATGCCACGTTTTATAGGCGAAAGCAACCTGACAGCAACATGCAGCGCAATAGATTAATTCCTGAGAAGTTGTCAACCTTCAGAGCAGCACATAACCGATCTTCACGCCATCTTGTCCGTGCCGTACACGCGTGCGATCCCGTGCGTGTTTACACTCAgagcatatgcgtgtgtgtgcgcgtgtgcgtaatgtgtgtgtgattatgagCAATAATGGGATGATGCTGTATGAAACAGATTAATAATGCAGTTAGCATGCACTGAGGGAGTGACAATGTGTGAGGCTGTGATGTGAGAAGACATGACAGGATATTTTACGGGCACTCTCCACTCTCTCATCCATGAATGGCCACAAAGCCTTCCCAGGTCCCAAAGGAGGCATTTTAATGCGCACTTCCTTTGGTTTTTCACTTTACGcaaatgcactttttaatgcatttctggtGCAGATGTTTATGTCGACTGCCTGGCCAACTGTCGTTCTCCAACAAAGGTTTTCACGCGTCACCTTGTgtaaaagattttaaatatcACACTTCCACTATTTGATGAGAATGGTGAGATTTAAGATGTGGTATTTACACAAAGATGGCCTAATGTGACAGAATTTTGACAcctgtaaatattaaaaatatgtagcGAGATCTTTGTGATATGGCTGAGATATTCAGAAAGCAGTGATAAAAGTGACACCACAATGCAagcacaaatttttttttccaggcattttccatcaaaatgaatCTAATGCTACAAATATCCTGTAGAAACCAAACATTGTCTGAACGTTCTGATATTAGACAATATTAGAGGATACTGAATAGGAGAGAAGCACTGCTAGAACATAGCCAGTCAGAGGAAAGAGTAGGCAAAACGACAACCCATCAATGACAATCCCCTCTCAGCTTATTgtactcaaataaaaaaaaaatacagtcagaGTGGAATTTCGGACTTATCTTTCTCAACCTCTCATCCACTCCACTTGTCAGTGTGGTGAAGTCAGCAAACAATTCCTCagtgaggaaaaaagagaaaaaaaacttccctgGTTCTaaccacacgcccccccccccactcactcacccccATTTCAGCACAGCCCTCTGTCATGAGATTAGACGAGTGAATTGGGGGCATATTTTGCCCGGGGCGGGTTTTCGGGAGCGTGGGAAGGGAGATGCTGCTTCAGTGCGAGCGCTCTCCAAGTGGCTCATGCTTACCCCTCCTCAGCGCCTGCTCTGCACAGCTGGGATCGTGTAGGCCGTCATTGTAGGTGTTGCTGCCATGAATGTATTCATACCCCCCGAGAGACTCTcccagtgccttaacagaataTTTATTATGCGGTTTAACTGTATCTGGTGTTCACTGGCCCTTCCAATAAAGTTCCTTTATGATGCACCAAGGTATGGTCCATCTATGATTTACAATCTATGTAtgtaaggttgtgtgtgtgtgtgtgtgtgtgtgagagagagagatatagtttttattttatctacaATATGAAATAGGTGGACAACAAAGATTATGGTGAGAGTGGTGAACTTGCTCTCATTAACATTTAAAGCTGAGATTAGTCATTTCGACAGGTACTGTAGTTTCTCTTCACTGTAAATGAGGTCTCCGCAGAGGTGATCATTATCACTGTGAGATGAAGACGGACAGGTCGCTACTGAGGGAATTGCTGGGCACATTAACATGCAAGTGAAAGTCTGAAGTTTTCAGCAAATGTTTGAAGTCTTTCTTTACTCTGAAAATAGGATTAAAATAAACCAGATATCTGAAGAATTTTTATTAGTTGGAATAACAATGCTTATATAACCAGGCAATTTAGAGCCTGGTTCATCTGGAACTCATTAGAGGTAATAGGTTGTGCTCGCTGTTCTCTCTTTAATGCCATGTTCATACAAGATTGTAAAGCTATATGCCCAGTTCTAGTGTAACACCGAGTAAGAAACTAAGATTTAGAATATGCAGTTGTAGAAATTTAATCAAGGTCACTAAATCAAAAATCTACATATATAGAATTTACCATTTATATTCGGCAGATGCTGGCCAAAGCACCAGTCCACAAGTTTTTTGATCATTAAGTGTCTCTGGAATAATTTCAGTGGAACTGAAAGGAAAGGATGAACACATTTTCTATACGTTTTTTGGTGTATTAATTTCGGTTATGTTCATGTTATATAAAAAGCTGTATGTATTTTACTACTTTCCTTATGTATCATAGGTGAAAATGTCAAACGACTTAGGACTTACATACAcgcatatatatgcacacacttgAATATGAGAGAAAATAATGCTACAAGCAAGGATCACTAGCCTACATCAGATTCGTTGTTTAAGGACTGCTTTGAAGTTCTTGTGTGCCTCGGGTGGATTCagccttttaaaatgcaaagaaagGAAACCGCATATTTTAAGACGGTGAAACAAATGAACGCGTTAAAGGTGAACGTTTCAACATCTCATAGGCTAGGTTCGCGGAGCTGGATATAGATGACTTATCTGGAGTGAGTTACAGCGACGAATCACGTGAAACAGTGTTGCAGCCAGTAATGAATCAGAACGTTACGCGCTTTATACGACCCCTCGGCTAGAACAGTGCCTGAGCGAGGAGCCTGGACACCTCAGCTGCGCTCTTAAATCATCAAGTGCGGGAGAATATAAATGACCTTATTACTCCCGGTGGATAGCAATGAAAAGCATTCTTTACTGTTGCCTGTCAATAGTGGAGGGTGCTCGGCTCTTTTAgtagtatattttaaaaaagagtgcCTGCTTCCACAATagaaatgaagagaaaaaaaagacgaacCGTCCGAAGAGCGATTGATGGCGAAATGGATTTTAACGCAAGCGTGGTCTGATGCGATTGATGTGATTGAATGAATTCTGTGTTATAGGTCCTGTCACGGTTATTCTTTTCTGCCCTTTTTTCTATGGTAATATCCACTGCGCTGAAAGCCTATCCAATGTTCCGATAAGAGGTTCCCTTTCGCCGACGGATTCCAGTCATCCCTCCGTGGTCAGGAAAGCGGCATGCCCTGACACTACGGTCGCGCTACAGCCTCTTTCTGGCAGCATAAATCCTACGCCGCGGCAGCGCCAGCAAAGCAGGGAAAATACAGATCAAGGCAAAAGGCAAGTGCTCTGGACATTTGATTTACCTACACATATAATGTATTGTGCAGTTTCACTGATATTCATTGCACTGCTAGATACGGACTGAAATGAGGAACCATGAAAGTACCACATGACCCATGAACCTCTGGTTCAGCGTTGAGTGCTCCAGTAGCCTAATTACACCACATCCCACTGCTCTCCCAAATCCCAACGTGTCAAATTCAACAATGAAAACAGCACAGTTTAGCATttcacaaacacgtacacacatgcacacacattctacTTGCTGTAGGACCTGCTCTACCTCACAGCACCTACCTGAGTACTGCCTGGCCCTCGTCCCTCTGTCCCACTGTGTGTTGCTGGGAGATGCTGCAGCCGGGACAGaaactctctcttcctcctcccctctgtgtgcgtgtgtgtatgagagagagagagagaaagagagagtgagagacagaaagagagagagagcctgtgtgttatgggtttccttgtgtgtgtgtctgtctgtggaacCTGTGAGAGCCGGTGCCGGACCTGTCTTCCAGGAGCACGCAGGGCCGGAACGCGGGCGCGACACTCACCGGGCGCCCGCGGGTCGAACGCGGCGAGGTCCACGGACGGGAGACCCCCCGGCGGGTGGGCGAGCGTTTCTCCGAGCTGCGCGGCGGCCGGGCTCCGCTGTAGGTCTGCGTGCGGGAGATCCTGGCAGCCGGGCGCAGATGGAGAGACAGCTGTGGGGCTCCCGTTTTGTGTTGTGCGGACCCTTTTGTTGCGCGCAAATCCCTTTATTACCCaaagtgaaagggagagagaggtggaggaggaggaggaggaggaggcgaagGCTGCGAGGAGAGTCTCAGCGGCGGGCGGCGAGGGGTTCTgtgagcgtgggggggggggaggaggtggggggagggaggaactAGGCTCAGCTGGGTCTGGCACAATTACTACTTCAACAGTTTGTCAGATTAGCCTAGCGCTGAAAGtagagggagggtgggtggtAAAATGGAAACAGGACCCAGCGTTCAGTCAGGGGAAGGAAACCAGGCCTGTCCAGTCGTGCCCTGGCCAGGGCATCCTATTCCAGCAGCCCCACAGTCTGCAGGGTCCTCCTCGTGCTCAGAGACAGATGCTCTATCACTGAAGAGCTACAATGTGGTGCTGTTTGACTGTTTCTTCTACTGCCATAGTGCTGTTTGCACTGCTGTAGTAGTTTGTATATTTGCTCATAGCAGTACTGTTTCTCACTGTTTCTGtcactgtttcctgtttctcagtACTGCTGTAAGACTGTTTCTCTGTACTGCAGTAGTACTGTTTCACTGTTTCTCAGTACTGCTGTAGTACTGTTTGACTGTTTCCCAGTACTGCTGTAAGACTGTTTCTCTGTGCAGCTGTACTGCTGTAAGACTGTTTCTCCGTGCAGCTGTAGTGCTGTAAGACTGTTTCTCAGTCCTGCTAGAGCGACTGTTTCTCTGTAGTGTTGTAACGCTGCACTGCTGTTCCCCGGTAGTGCTGTCTCCCTGTAGGGTTGAGCGTTTTTGCTCTGTGTCGCTGTACTGCAGGGTCACCTCTTACTCCAGAGGGGTAATCTGCTGTGTGAATGCGTGGTATTGGTCTAATTTCGCCCGTGGAAGCCAGATAAGAACACAGGGCTTGTTTAGTGGTGCTCTCgtatgaaggggggggggggggctgccttTATGGTCCTTCGCAGACCGGTTACTGTGGCAACCAGAACTGGCTTGCCATCGCATGTTGcgtcaccttttttttttctccccggaAAATCCACTTAAACCCAGTTCTACATACTAGCCGTAACCACCTGCTGACGTTCTCCTGCGCAATGTGTCTGTCTTAGTCAGTCTGCGAAAATAggcatgtgtgttttgtaaccGTTGTTCAAGGgtgtatgtgctttttttttggtggacgGGGCTGTATGTGCATTCCAGCcgtgtgcgcgtacgtgcgtTTGTGCCTggtttattttggtgtgtgcgtttgtgtgtatctaTTCACGTGTGCGCCTAAGTGTTTAGGAAGAATCACCTGACTGGGGTCAATCCACGAGGCAGCAGTATCATACGCAGTGCTGCACGCTCTCTGAAGAAAGGGCTGCAGACTATGGATTCATTAGCATTTGTCCTCcacacacatcattttcattatgtCCTTTGTGTTTTGAGGGGTAACCTTCGGTATGGCCCCGCAGccctcactgacacacacacacacacactgacaaacacacacacactcacacacacaaagacacgcacacacacgcacacgcgcacagaaCATGATTGCCTAGATGACAATAAGGAccgggataaaaaaaaaaaaaagcagcaactGTGACTCATGCTTGGAGAGAAGTACTGAAGAGAGAGAACCAACCTGTGCCGCTGCAGTGGCTACACTGCTACCATTTGCATTCGCGATGACAATCCAGAGGAAGTCTCCGGAACAAGAGGCTCAGATCCTCGCACTGCGCGAGACGGCAGCCAGGGCGACGTTAGCCCGCTGTGCTCAAGGACCAGGGATTAGggtgttcaggtgtgtttcCTGTCCGTTACTCCGCAGTCACAAATGGCAGTGCGTTCAGGCACAATTCCTGTACTTGCAATCAACTTCAGTGATCAGTTATATTACACTCAAATAGGAAACGAGACATTGCATCAATACTCTCTCAAATATGCACGATGTGCGGTGAAGTAATCTTCATGTCTTCATCTTAATTCGGTCAAATGTGacatattaaaagaaaaattctcATTAGACAATCTACATATCAAAACGTATTacatttcccccaaaaaatttCAGTGaacaaatgtatgtattttttttctatgaagACAATATACTTGAGAAGAAATTGACATCAGATTAAGACAAAAAGATTGCCCTATAACTTCCCCATTCCGGAACATTCTATTGCATTCTATGAAGTGCCACCTGGGGAATAAACAGTAAATACGTCAGCAAGCACTTTATTCCTGAAGCGCTCTGGTTGGCCCAAGGCGCAGAACCAGTGTAGAGTCTGGTGAGGAATCTGATGAGACAGCCACAAAAGACAAGCAGTAACATTCTCTGCAAGCTACTCCAGCACTTCAACACAACCAAATTACAGTGCTGTTCATCTGAACTGCTTTGAGTGCCTTTTTATCAGAGCTGTGAGCAAATATTTAGAAGAAAATGCCCTTTATGAAATTGaatatactgcaaaaaaaaaacgcatttcaacaattcacaaaatatgagcaaatatacaaatatgaaacatgTAATACAGCACATA harbors:
- the LOC135257273 gene encoding claudin-20-like, whose amino-acid sequence is MASAGMQVLAFVLALLGVFGATVATLLPNWKVSADVGSNIITAISQMQGLWMDCTWYSTGMFSCTLKYSVLSLPAYLQTARTTMVLSCVLAALGLCLASLGLKCTRWGGGRQAKGRTAVASGACFLLSGLLCLVPASWFTNEVIASFLDSSVPESSKFEPGGAVYVAFVSAGFLFAGGSIFCTSCPGKREGPQELLLSSPDKLLQQQQQLLQQRQAHRPPLRQEQPRPDQPPQDQPRQDQLQPDQRQQDQLLQDQQCCGALQPPPQESKAGYSLQDYV